The proteins below are encoded in one region of Clostridium estertheticum:
- a CDS encoding aldehyde dehydrogenase codes for MDIIDKEIVESMLNEHNKFFISGETRNIKYRISALKKLKSVIKKYDKELINALYRDLGKSEFEAYGTEIGFVLDSIGNFIKHLNKWAKTKRVRTPIHQFPSKGYIMYEPYGTVLIIGPFNYPFQLLIEPLVGAIAAGNCAVLKPSENTPTVSGLVKKIIEETFEKNYIRVIEGEKETTSALINSAFDYIFFTGSVQVGRIVMRAAAENLVPITLELGGKSPVIVDKTANLEIAAKRILWGKLINSGQTCIAPDYIFVHKAIKDSFIEQLKSTAISFYGEDASKSIDYGRIVSSRQFERLASIIEKDKNKIIYGGHSNAGTLYIEPTIIDNVDFQDAVMQDEIFGPIMPILEYENLEEVIEMINNRPKPLALYVFTEDKKVETSVLSRISFGGGCVNDTISHVAGSNMPFGGVGNSGMGAYHGRDSFETFSHRKSILKKSTSIDIKLIFPPYGNRIKLIKKILK; via the coding sequence ATGGATATAATTGATAAAGAAATAGTAGAAAGTATGCTTAATGAACATAATAAGTTTTTTATTTCAGGAGAAACGAGGAATATAAAATATAGGATATCTGCACTTAAGAAGTTGAAAAGTGTAATAAAAAAATATGATAAAGAGTTAATAAATGCATTGTATAGGGATTTAGGGAAAAGTGAATTTGAGGCTTATGGTACCGAGATTGGTTTCGTTTTGGATAGTATAGGTAATTTTATAAAACATTTAAATAAGTGGGCTAAGACTAAAAGAGTGAGGACACCTATACATCAGTTTCCATCTAAGGGTTATATTATGTATGAACCCTATGGAACGGTGCTTATTATAGGGCCATTTAATTATCCTTTTCAGCTTTTAATTGAACCATTAGTAGGAGCTATAGCCGCTGGAAATTGTGCTGTTCTAAAACCATCCGAAAATACACCTACTGTTTCAGGTTTAGTAAAAAAAATAATTGAAGAAACTTTTGAAAAAAACTATATACGAGTTATTGAAGGGGAAAAAGAAACTACTTCTGCTCTTATTAATTCAGCATTTGATTACATATTCTTTACAGGGAGCGTACAAGTTGGGAGAATAGTTATGAGGGCAGCAGCAGAAAATCTCGTACCTATAACACTTGAACTAGGTGGGAAAAGTCCAGTAATAGTAGATAAAACTGCTAATTTAGAAATAGCAGCTAAGAGAATATTATGGGGTAAACTTATAAATTCAGGACAAACTTGTATAGCTCCGGATTATATATTTGTGCACAAAGCTATAAAAGATAGTTTTATAGAACAGTTAAAAAGTACAGCGATAAGTTTTTATGGTGAGGACGCTTCTAAAAGCATTGATTATGGCAGAATTGTTAGCAGTAGGCAGTTTGAAAGATTGGCTTCAATAATTGAGAAAGATAAGAATAAAATTATTTATGGTGGACATTCAAATGCAGGTACTTTGTACATTGAACCAACAATTATTGATAATGTAGATTTTCAAGATGCAGTTATGCAAGATGAGATATTTGGGCCAATTATGCCAATACTAGAATATGAGAATTTAGAAGAAGTTATTGAAATGATAAATAATAGACCAAAGCCATTAGCATTATATGTTTTCACAGAAGATAAAAAAGTGGAGACATCTGTTTTAAGTAGAATTTCTTTTGGGGGAGGGTGCGTGAATGATACTATATCTCACGTTGCAGGTTCAAATATGCCTTTTGGCGGTGTTGGAAACTCTGGAATGGGTGCGTATCATGGAAGAGATAGTTTTGAAACTTTTTCTCACAGAAAAAGTATACTAAAGAAAAGTACTTCTATAGATATAAAACTTATTTTCCCTCCTTATGGAAATAGAATAAAACTTATAAAAAAAATATTAAAATAA
- the ftsH gene encoding ATP-dependent zinc metalloprotease FtsH, with amino-acid sequence MKKRSGIAAWTIIFVIVAVFMLSKTDQKSTIINFNQFQTNWTNNTIKSFVVETDQMSVSGTLKNGSTYKTIVPSARLFQFIKDHPKSASVEETYVKPPTIPVWLQYLPNVLLILMLVGFGFIFMKQSKGAGGSGGVMKFGKSKAKLADPTKKKVSFDDVAGADEEKAELAEIVDFLKQPKRYMEMGARIPKGVLLIGPPGTGKTLLARAISGEAGVPFFSISGSDFVEMFVGVGASRVRDLFEQAKKNSPCIIFIDEIDAVGRQRGAGVGGGNDEREQTLNQLLVEMDGFGENEGIIMIAATNRADVLDPALLRPGRFDRQILVGVPDRKGREAILAVHSKNKHLEPEVKLSVLAKRTPGFTGADIENLMNESALLTVRRDKKLIGMEELEEAATRIMAGPEKKSRVVSEVDRKLTAYHEAGHAIVMNLLPNSDPVHQISIVPRGRAGGYTMRLPEEDRSYMSRSRLEEEIVGLLGGRVAEKLVIGDISTGASNDIERATGIARQMVMDYGMSDTLGTIAFGSGSDEVFLGRDMGKDRKYSEETAYKIDIEIKKLIDVAYTKALTLLTDNRSKLNAVAEELLIKEKLEGVEFQEIFARS; translated from the coding sequence ATGAAAAAAAGATCAGGTATTGCTGCATGGACTATAATTTTTGTTATTGTTGCAGTATTTATGCTTTCTAAAACAGATCAGAAATCAACTATTATTAATTTTAATCAATTTCAGACTAATTGGACCAATAATACTATAAAAAGTTTTGTGGTTGAAACAGATCAAATGTCGGTTTCGGGAACATTAAAAAATGGATCTACATATAAAACAATTGTTCCATCTGCCAGACTATTTCAATTTATTAAAGATCACCCAAAGAGTGCAAGTGTTGAGGAAACATACGTAAAACCACCAACTATTCCAGTGTGGTTACAGTACTTGCCTAATGTATTATTGATTTTAATGCTTGTGGGTTTTGGATTTATATTTATGAAACAGTCAAAAGGCGCCGGTGGAAGCGGTGGTGTGATGAAATTTGGCAAAAGTAAAGCAAAACTTGCCGATCCTACTAAGAAAAAAGTGAGTTTTGATGATGTTGCAGGAGCGGATGAAGAGAAAGCTGAGCTTGCTGAGATAGTTGATTTTTTAAAACAACCTAAAAGATATATGGAAATGGGAGCTCGCATACCAAAGGGAGTCCTATTAATAGGACCTCCAGGAACTGGTAAAACACTCCTTGCAAGAGCAATATCTGGAGAAGCTGGAGTCCCATTTTTTAGCATCTCAGGTTCTGACTTTGTAGAAATGTTTGTTGGTGTTGGAGCCTCTAGAGTCAGAGATTTATTTGAACAGGCAAAAAAGAATTCACCTTGTATAATTTTTATAGATGAAATTGATGCTGTAGGAAGACAAAGAGGTGCGGGTGTCGGTGGTGGAAATGATGAAAGAGAACAGACACTAAACCAACTTCTAGTTGAGATGGATGGATTTGGAGAAAATGAAGGAATAATAATGATTGCAGCTACCAATAGAGCAGATGTACTTGATCCAGCACTACTAAGACCAGGTAGATTTGATAGACAAATTCTTGTTGGAGTACCTGATAGAAAAGGTAGAGAGGCAATACTTGCAGTTCATTCTAAAAATAAGCATCTTGAACCTGAAGTTAAGCTTAGCGTACTTGCTAAAAGAACACCTGGATTTACAGGTGCAGATATTGAAAACTTAATGAATGAATCAGCACTTTTAACTGTGCGAAGAGATAAGAAGCTAATTGGAATGGAAGAACTTGAAGAAGCAGCTACAAGAATAATGGCTGGACCTGAAAAGAAGAGTAGAGTTGTTAGTGAAGTTGATAGAAAACTTACAGCATATCATGAAGCAGGCCATGCAATTGTAATGAATTTACTTCCAAATTCTGATCCTGTTCATCAGATAAGTATAGTTCCAAGAGGAAGGGCTGGTGGATATACTATGCGTCTTCCAGAAGAAGATAGATCGTATATGTCTAGGTCAAGACTTGAAGAAGAAATTGTGGGATTACTCGGTGGTAGAGTTGCAGAAAAACTAGTTATTGGTGATATAAGTACTGGTGCTAGTAATGATATCGAAAGAGCCACAGGAATCGCAAGACAAATGGTAATGGACTATGGAATGAGTGATACTCTTGGGACAATAGCATTTGGTTCAGGTAGTGATGAAGTATTCCTTGGAAGAGATATGGGGAAAGATAGAAAATACAGTGAAGAAACAGCATACAAGATAGATATAGAAATAAAGAAACTTATAGATGTTGCATATACAAAAGCGTTGACGCTTTTAACTGATAATAGAAGCAAACTTAACGCAGTTGCAGAAGAACTTCTAATAAAAGAAAAGCTTGAAGGTGTTGAATTTCAAGAGATATTTGCAAGAAGTTAA
- a CDS encoding TetR/AcrR family transcriptional regulator yields MDIINKSDFVENIKEKIPVKLGRPIDKLRDLAILRAALELVAEQGYDCVTMDAIALRAHAGKATLYRRWKSKPYLIAEAITSIMPCEQKVDPTRCGDNLRNYLCELLSTYFGVDDEIRQKVMLSISTAIIRDKSLSDAIHLDCITKQTYIFREAIECSINKKIDENQLKLLADVGPALLCYKLIATGEPIEMKYVEHIVDDLIIPLISLNIN; encoded by the coding sequence ATGGATATAATAAACAAATCCGATTTTGTTGAAAATATCAAAGAAAAAATTCCAGTAAAACTTGGAAGGCCTATTGATAAGCTACGTGATCTCGCTATTCTTAGAGCGGCCTTAGAGCTCGTAGCAGAGCAAGGATACGACTGTGTAACCATGGATGCTATAGCTCTGCGTGCCCATGCAGGAAAAGCTACCTTATACCGCAGATGGAAGTCTAAACCATATCTTATTGCAGAAGCTATAACATCTATCATGCCTTGTGAGCAAAAGGTTGATCCTACTCGTTGCGGCGACAATTTGAGAAATTATTTATGTGAATTACTTAGCACATATTTCGGGGTAGACGACGAGATTAGGCAAAAGGTAATGCTCTCCATCTCAACAGCCATAATCAGAGATAAATCATTATCCGATGCGATTCACCTAGACTGCATAACAAAGCAAACATATATATTTCGTGAGGCCATAGAATGTAGCATAAATAAAAAAATAGATGAAAACCAGTTGAAACTCCTCGCTGATGTAGGACCAGCATTATTATGTTATAAGCTTATAGCCACAGGCGAACCCATTGAAATGAAATATGTAGAACATATTGTTGATGATTTAATAATTCCACTTATATCACTAAATATCAATTAA
- the pyk gene encoding pyruvate kinase, whose amino-acid sequence MRMTKIICTLGPAVDDDILLEELILGGMDVARLNFSHGTHDEQKVRVDRVKKVRAKLNIPVPLLLDTKGPEIRLGKFQMGKVTLKENNIFILVNEDILGTDEKSTISHKELYKDVKVGTKILINDGLVAIEVQKVVGKDIHCIILNGGDISNNKGVNIPETDTHLPAITNQDIEDIKFAIENEFDFIACSFVRKATDVNEVRKILKKYGGQDIRIISKIENREGVNNFDEILKVSDGIMVARGDLGVEIPTEEVPLVQKMIIKKCYNYGKPVITATQMLDSMIVNPRPTRAESSDVANAVYDGTSAIMLSGESAMGKYPIESVKTMVRIAQMADESIDYGSKLAAMKFDTMENITNAISYATCTIALQLNAVSIICATQSGQTARMISRFRASCPIIATTWNPRVQRQLAISWGVTPLLVKAATNVEEMFEIGVKTALDIKLVKKGDIIVITAGGPVGKVGTTNILKVETVGE is encoded by the coding sequence ATGAGAATGACAAAAATAATATGTACTTTGGGACCTGCTGTAGATGATGATATTTTATTAGAAGAATTAATACTTGGAGGTATGGATGTAGCAAGATTAAATTTTTCTCATGGTACTCACGACGAGCAAAAAGTTAGAGTTGATAGAGTAAAAAAAGTCAGAGCAAAATTGAATATTCCGGTTCCATTATTGCTTGATACCAAAGGACCTGAAATTAGATTAGGTAAATTTCAAATGGGTAAAGTAACATTAAAAGAGAATAATATCTTCATACTTGTAAATGAAGATATTTTAGGAACAGATGAAAAATCAACTATCTCTCACAAAGAGTTATATAAAGATGTTAAAGTTGGAACTAAAATATTAATAAATGATGGACTTGTAGCCATAGAGGTACAAAAAGTTGTAGGCAAGGACATACATTGCATAATACTAAATGGCGGTGACATAAGTAATAACAAAGGAGTCAATATTCCCGAAACAGATACCCATTTACCTGCAATAACAAATCAGGACATTGAAGATATAAAATTTGCTATAGAAAATGAATTTGATTTTATTGCTTGTTCTTTTGTACGAAAAGCAACAGACGTAAATGAAGTTAGAAAAATATTAAAGAAATATGGTGGACAAGATATAAGGATAATTTCAAAAATTGAAAATAGAGAAGGCGTAAATAATTTCGATGAAATATTAAAGGTTTCTGATGGAATTATGGTAGCTAGAGGCGATCTAGGCGTAGAAATACCTACAGAAGAAGTTCCTCTTGTTCAAAAAATGATAATTAAGAAATGCTATAACTATGGTAAACCAGTAATAACTGCAACTCAAATGCTAGATTCAATGATTGTAAATCCAAGACCAACTAGAGCAGAATCTAGTGATGTTGCAAATGCCGTTTATGATGGAACTAGTGCAATTATGCTTTCTGGCGAAAGTGCCATGGGTAAATACCCAATTGAAAGTGTAAAAACTATGGTAAGAATAGCTCAAATGGCAGACGAGTCTATAGATTATGGCAGTAAACTAGCTGCAATGAAATTTGATACAATGGAAAATATCACAAATGCTATAAGTTATGCAACTTGCACAATTGCCCTACAGTTAAATGCTGTATCAATAATTTGTGCAACACAATCTGGACAAACTGCTAGAATGATTTCTAGATTTAGGGCATCTTGTCCAATAATAGCAACTACATGGAATCCAAGGGTTCAAAGACAGTTAGCTATTTCTTGGGGAGTGACTCCATTACTAGTTAAAGCTGCAACAAACGTTGAAGAAATGTTTGAAATTGGTGTTAAAACAGCGTTAGATATTAAGTTAGTTAAAAAGGGAGATATTATTGTAATAACTGCCGGGGGACCAGTAGGAAAAGTTGGAACAACAAATATACTAAAAGTTGAAACAGTAGGCGAATAA
- a CDS encoding PadR family transcriptional regulator codes for MANSTQILKGLLEGCILKIVSTHETYGYEICEKLTVYGFQEVSEGSVYPILIRLEKKKLLYSNMIKSPFGPMRKYYYLTKEGNTELEDFISSWDKIKKNIDNVLEG; via the coding sequence TTGGCTAATTCAACGCAAATATTGAAAGGTTTACTCGAAGGATGTATTTTAAAAATTGTAAGTACCCATGAAACCTATGGTTATGAAATATGCGAAAAACTAACGGTGTATGGATTTCAAGAAGTTTCTGAAGGTAGCGTATATCCCATTCTTATAAGACTGGAAAAGAAAAAGCTACTTTACTCTAATATGATTAAGTCCCCTTTCGGACCAATGAGAAAGTATTATTATCTAACTAAAGAAGGAAATACTGAATTAGAAGATTTCATATCATCTTGGGATAAAATTAAAAAGAACATTGATAATGTATTGGAGGGATAG
- a CDS encoding DUF1048 domain-containing protein translates to MLLEWRLKQLRFKEQKNLNGSNLYLYRSITSYIQHSELRGTEKEEILQQVIDMMLQAQIEKKPMELIIGNDYQEFCKSIIEEYSSDKSKNYRLLDYIQKGLFYSITSSVFLWIVIGLKNSSFTLGITIDMLITISAISFILIPATRKSSQENPSLNFWNKKYYTINSGITEPGFNGFIFVIFAILLIRFILGETLSTKVFSYTITLHSATPYILLLLLIIGFIEIYKRMYNKRR, encoded by the coding sequence ATGCTGCTCGAATGGAGACTTAAACAACTCAGGTTTAAAGAGCAAAAAAATTTAAATGGGAGTAACTTATATTTATATAGAAGCATAACTTCATATATACAGCACAGCGAATTGAGAGGAACTGAAAAGGAAGAAATTCTTCAACAAGTCATAGATATGATGTTGCAAGCACAAATAGAAAAAAAACCAATGGAATTAATTATCGGGAATGACTATCAGGAATTTTGTAAGTCGATTATTGAAGAATATAGTAGTGACAAAAGCAAAAACTACAGATTATTAGATTATATACAAAAAGGTCTATTTTACTCGATAACAAGTTCAGTTTTTTTGTGGATAGTGATTGGATTAAAAAATTCTTCATTTACCCTAGGCATAACTATAGATATGCTTATAACAATAAGTGCTATTTCATTTATTTTAATTCCAGCAACAAGAAAAAGTAGTCAAGAAAATCCATCATTAAACTTTTGGAATAAAAAATATTACACAATAAATAGTGGAATTACTGAACCTGGATTTAATGGTTTTATTTTTGTGATATTTGCTATTTTATTAATAAGATTTATTCTTGGAGAGACTCTTTCTACTAAAGTTTTTAGTTATACAATAACTCTACATTCAGCTACTCCATATATACTCCTACTACTTTTAATAATTGGATTTATTGAAATTTATAAAAGAATGTATAATAAACGTCGATGA
- a CDS encoding YidC/Oxa1 family membrane protein insertase encodes MNIIFNFLSSLLDSIFSFTGDWGLAIVFLTISVRLVLSPMSFKQKKSMHQQQKFGIKMQEIKEKYKDNKDRLDVEVKKQSAESAKSMLGCLVTLLQLPIIMTLWSVFNKLPVSASTFLIPWVSSIKVSDSYFIVPLIYVLISLTPSLLSYVTLLKIEGQATLSKSNLIIMAVAGLFVAKAAPIAVGIYLITTSVFNFLEELIFRLYIRNSKIRN; translated from the coding sequence ATGAACATCATTTTTAATTTTTTAAGTAGTTTATTAGATTCAATTTTTAGTTTTACTGGGGATTGGGGCCTCGCAATAGTTTTTCTTACCATAAGTGTAAGATTAGTACTTTCTCCAATGTCTTTCAAACAAAAAAAATCCATGCACCAGCAACAAAAATTTGGTATAAAAATGCAAGAAATAAAGGAAAAATATAAAGATAACAAAGACAGACTTGACGTCGAAGTTAAAAAACAATCTGCTGAGAGTGCAAAAAGTATGCTGGGTTGCTTAGTAACCTTGTTACAACTGCCTATAATAATGACCCTGTGGAGTGTATTTAATAAGCTTCCTGTGAGCGCTAGTACATTTCTTATACCATGGGTGTCTAGTATTAAGGTCTCAGACAGTTATTTTATAGTTCCACTGATATATGTGCTTATATCGCTAACACCAAGTCTGCTTTCATATGTAACCTTACTTAAAATTGAAGGTCAGGCAACACTTAGCAAGAGTAATTTAATAATAATGGCAGTAGCTGGTTTGTTTGTTGCTAAAGCAGCTCCAATCGCAGTTGGAATATACTTAATCACCACAAGTGTGTTCAACTTTCTAGAAGAGCTTATTTTTAGACTATATATAAGAAATTCAAAAATTAGGAACTAA
- a CDS encoding cell wall hydrolase, translating into MNKFKSIKSIFLASALTIGLATITSQNVLATSLTTKTYIVKSGDCLSVIAKKCGQSLNDLRKTNNKWNDTIFPGQIIKVPVTTSSTTSQVKLKAQDKMVAKADNIAIKYTESDLNLLSRLITAEAQGESYSAQVAVGAVVVNRVKSSYFPNSISAVINERTKGGYQFTPVLNGNINRPAQASALKAASEALSGVDPTNNALFFYDGGVPKGLTEPQPISKVIGNLTFVYLIK; encoded by the coding sequence ATGAATAAATTTAAAAGTATTAAATCTATTTTCTTAGCATCAGCATTGACAATTGGTTTAGCAACAATTACATCACAAAATGTACTTGCAACTTCACTAACAACTAAAACATATATTGTTAAAAGTGGGGATTGTTTATCTGTAATAGCGAAAAAATGTGGACAATCATTAAATGATTTAAGGAAAACTAATAATAAATGGAATGATACTATTTTCCCAGGACAAATTATTAAGGTTCCAGTAACAACTAGTTCTACTACATCGCAAGTTAAATTAAAGGCTCAAGATAAAATGGTAGCTAAGGCAGACAATATAGCAATAAAATATACAGAAAGTGATTTGAACTTATTATCTAGACTAATAACTGCAGAAGCACAAGGAGAATCTTATAGTGCTCAAGTTGCTGTAGGCGCAGTAGTTGTAAATAGAGTTAAGAGTAGTTATTTTCCAAATTCAATCAGCGCTGTTATAAATGAACGCACAAAAGGAGGTTATCAATTTACACCAGTATTAAATGGTAATATCAATAGACCTGCACAGGCAAGCGCGCTTAAGGCTGCAAGTGAAGCCCTTAGCGGAGTTGATCCAACAAATAATGCATTGTTTTTTTATGATGGAGGTGTGCCTAAAGGACTAACTGAACCACAACCAATATCTAAAGTAATAGGTAATTTGACATTTGTTTACTTAATAAAATAA
- the mgrA gene encoding L-glyceraldehyde 3-phosphate reductase has translation MSYVSNSKKYLTMKYNKCGNSGLKLSAISLGLWHNFGYSDSFENSRALIHKAFDLGITHFDLANNYGPPPGSAEETFGKILKQDLSGYRDELVISTKAGYTMWPGPYGDWGSKKYLVSSLDQSLKRTGLDYVDIFYHHRPDPNTPLEETMSALDLIVKQGKALYVGLSNYKPDETKRASAILKKLGTPCLIHQPSYSMFNRWIEDGLQEVLDQEGIGSIAFKPLQQGLLTTKYLKGIPKDSRAAGNSAFLHSEDITKEQLEKVSKLNVLAMERSQTLPQLALAWVLRGGHVTSALIGASKVSQIEDNVGALNNLDFSAGELERIEQILASK, from the coding sequence ATGTCATATGTATCTAATAGCAAAAAATACTTAACAATGAAATATAATAAATGCGGTAATAGTGGCTTAAAACTCTCTGCAATATCTCTTGGTTTATGGCATAATTTTGGTTATTCAGATTCCTTTGAAAACTCAAGAGCTCTAATTCATAAGGCTTTCGACCTTGGAATTACGCATTTCGACCTTGCGAATAACTACGGTCCTCCTCCTGGCTCTGCAGAAGAGACCTTCGGCAAAATCTTAAAACAGGATCTTTCAGGTTATAGAGATGAACTTGTTATCTCAACGAAGGCAGGTTATACCATGTGGCCCGGTCCTTATGGTGATTGGGGTTCAAAAAAATATTTAGTCTCCAGTCTTGACCAAAGTCTAAAAAGAACTGGTCTCGATTATGTAGATATCTTTTATCATCATAGACCTGACCCTAATACCCCTTTAGAAGAAACTATGTCTGCTTTAGATTTAATAGTAAAACAAGGAAAAGCTCTTTATGTAGGCTTATCCAACTATAAACCAGATGAAACCAAAAGGGCTTCCGCTATACTAAAAAAATTAGGCACCCCTTGTTTAATTCACCAGCCCTCCTATTCAATGTTTAATCGATGGATAGAAGATGGTCTTCAAGAGGTTCTAGATCAGGAAGGTATTGGTTCTATAGCCTTTAAACCTCTACAACAAGGTTTACTTACTACCAAATATTTAAAAGGAATTCCTAAAGACTCAAGAGCTGCCGGCAACTCAGCTTTCTTACATTCTGAAGATATTACAAAAGAGCAATTAGAAAAAGTTTCCAAATTAAATGTTTTGGCAATGGAACGTTCACAAACTTTACCCCAACTAGCTTTAGCTTGGGTATTAAGGGGTGGACATGTTACCTCTGCACTAATAGGTGCAAGTAAGGTAAGTCAAATCGAAGATAACGTAGGTGCACTAAATAATTTAGACTTTAGTGCAGGTGAACTAGAACGTATAGAACAAATATTAGCAAGCAAATAG
- a CDS encoding cold shock domain-containing protein yields the protein MNGTVKWFNGEKGFGFITGEDGVDVFAHFSQINSDGYKSLDEGQKVSFDIVKGPKGPQAENITVL from the coding sequence ATGAATGGTACAGTTAAATGGTTTAATGGTGAAAAAGGATTTGGTTTTATTACAGGAGAAGACGGAGTAGATGTTTTCGCACATTTCTCTCAAATAAATTCAGATGGTTACAAATCTCTTGATGAAGGTCAAAAAGTTTCTTTTGACATAGTTAAAGGACCTAAAGGCCCACAAGCAGAAAATATTACTGTTCTTTAG
- a CDS encoding aldo/keto reductase, with protein sequence MDKIILGRTNLMVTRSGFGALPVQRVSFDEAKNILRKAYDNGINFFDTARAYSDSEEKIGYSLADVRKNIIIATKTHAKDRKTLLEHLQTSLKNLKTDYIDIYQLHNPDVLPDPKDPEGLYAGLLEAKKKGLIRFIGITNHKLKNAMDAAASGLYDTIQFPLCSLSSDDDLLLIKECKKRNIGLIAMKALSGGLITDASSAFAFLRQFDNVVPIWGIQRETELDEFITLEKNPPLLDDIMWSIINKDRSELSGDFCRGCGYCLPCPAGIEIPTSARISLLLKRAPYQGFLDDSFKEKMELIKNCIQCGHCKNHCPYKLDTPNLLKRELKNYSEFYAKNKNV encoded by the coding sequence ATGGATAAAATAATACTCGGAAGAACAAATTTAATGGTTACTAGAAGTGGTTTTGGAGCATTACCAGTTCAGCGGGTGTCTTTTGATGAAGCAAAGAATATTCTACGAAAAGCATATGATAATGGAATAAACTTCTTTGACACAGCAAGAGCATATTCTGATAGTGAAGAAAAAATAGGTTATTCCCTAGCAGATGTTAGGAAAAATATTATAATTGCAACTAAAACCCACGCTAAAGATAGAAAAACTTTACTTGAACATTTGCAGACAAGTCTAAAAAATTTAAAAACAGATTATATAGATATATATCAATTACATAACCCTGATGTACTTCCTGATCCGAAAGACCCAGAAGGTCTCTATGCAGGACTTTTGGAAGCTAAGAAAAAGGGACTTATTCGTTTTATAGGAATTACAAATCATAAATTGAAAAACGCAATGGATGCAGCAGCTTCAGGACTATATGACACTATACAATTTCCTTTATGTTCTTTATCATCAGACGATGATTTATTGTTAATAAAAGAATGTAAAAAAAGAAATATAGGACTAATTGCAATGAAGGCTCTGTCAGGAGGTCTAATAACTGATGCATCCTCGGCCTTTGCCTTTCTAAGACAATTTGATAATGTTGTACCAATATGGGGAATACAAAGAGAAACTGAGTTAGATGAATTTATAACCCTTGAGAAAAATCCACCATTATTAGATGATATCATGTGGTCAATTATTAACAAGGATCGTAGTGAGCTTTCAGGCGATTTCTGTCGTGGTTGTGGTTATTGTCTTCCATGCCCTGCTGGAATTGAAATCCCTACTTCTGCTCGAATATCACTTCTTCTTAAAAGAGCTCCTTATCAAGGATTCTTAGACGATAGCTTTAAAGAAAAGATGGAACTTATAAAGAATTGCATACAATGTGGACACTGTAAAAACCACTGTCCTTATAAGCTTGATACTCCAAATCTTTTAAAAAGAGAACTTAAAAACTACTCTGAATTTTATGCTAAGAATAAAAATGTTTAG
- a CDS encoding GntR family transcriptional regulator — translation MKIELLEKNSYETIKNYTYRVLRSNIIDLNLKPGESISENEIANNLNVSRTPVREAFSLLVSEQLLEIYPQKGTQVSYIDLKRVEDARFMRLKLEQAVIELACEDFQESYLFDLESNINQQQFCVLKNNYTAAFNLDNSFHELIFKGCKKERIFNAIHFMNGDFDRIRALNLISSMNMDLVVAQHKGIIDAIKAKDSELGIKIVGEHLSKVNDDKMILLREYPEYFKE, via the coding sequence ATGAAAATTGAACTATTAGAGAAAAATTCTTATGAGACCATAAAAAATTATACTTATCGAGTGCTAAGAAGTAATATTATTGATCTTAATCTTAAACCGGGAGAAAGTATTTCTGAAAATGAAATCGCAAATAATCTTAATGTGAGTAGAACGCCAGTTAGGGAAGCTTTTTCATTATTAGTTTCTGAGCAATTGTTAGAAATTTATCCTCAGAAGGGTACCCAAGTTTCTTATATTGATTTAAAACGTGTTGAAGATGCTCGATTTATGAGGTTAAAACTTGAACAAGCAGTTATTGAATTGGCTTGTGAGGATTTTCAAGAGAGTTATTTGTTTGATTTAGAATCTAATATTAATCAACAGCAATTTTGTGTACTTAAAAATAACTATACCGCTGCATTTAATTTAGACAATTCCTTTCATGAACTTATTTTTAAAGGATGTAAAAAGGAACGGATTTTCAATGCTATTCATTTTATGAATGGCGATTTTGATCGTATAAGGGCACTTAATTTAATATCTAGTATGAACATGGATCTTGTTGTTGCACAACATAAAGGCATTATTGATGCAATAAAGGCTAAAGATAGTGAGCTAGGTATAAAAATAGTTGGTGAGCACTTATCAAAAGTAAATGACGACAAAATGATATTGCTAAGAGAATATCCTGAGTACTTTAAAGAGTAA